CGATTCCGCCCGCGCCGTGATCGCCCGGATTCTCTCGCAGACCCGTGCGACCGACGCCGCCTTCCCCGAGGCGCTCTACACCTCGGCGGCTGTGGCGAAGACGCTCGGTGAGGCACGGCTCCAGTACGCGCGCATCTCGGTCGAGCACGCCCAATCGCCGTGGGCCGACAAGGCGACGCTGCGCCTGGCGCAGCTCGACTATGGCAGCGGCAACACCGAGAGCGCGGTGCTGCGCGTGAAGCGCATCTTCACCGACTTCCCCGAATCGGCGGTGATTCCGGTGGCCGCGCTCTTCGGCGCGCGCGCCGCCTTCGAGCGTCGCGAGGGGCCGCTGGCCTGCGACTGGCTCACGCGCGGACTGCAACAGGTCGGCAGCGACCTCGAACTGAAGAACCAGCTCGAATACGCCAAGCAGCGCTGCACCCCGGAAGAATTGGCCCGGCTCGCCGCGATCCCCAAGAGCGACAGTCTCAAGCGCCCCGAGGTGATGCCGCCGAAGACGCCGGTCACGACGCCGCCCGCCACCACGACGGCCCCGCCATCGGCTCCGACCACCTCGGGGAAGGCCACCACCTCGCCATGGCGCGTGCAGGTGGCCGCGATCAGCGA
Above is a genomic segment from Gemmatimonadota bacterium containing:
- a CDS encoding SPOR domain-containing protein yields the protein MRALRAFSRGEHGRSRLRPYIVALAYVVGTSPAAAQAPLPPTTPRFVEVTRLAQEGYGDSARAVIARILSQTRATDAAFPEALYTSAAVAKTLGEARLQYARISVEHAQSPWADKATLRLAQLDYGSGNTESAVLRVKRIFTDFPESAVIPVAALFGARAAFERREGPLACDWLTRGLQQVGSDLELKNQLEYAKQRCTPEELARLAAIPKSDSLKRPEVMPPKTPVTTPPATTTAPPSAPTTSGKATTSPWRVQVAAISDPTSIRRATQQIEAAGYMVYRVAGPNGLTKLQAGPFSTREAAVAAVGKLKAAVGGAPFVVKAP